The following are encoded together in the Deinococcus soli (ex Cha et al. 2016) genome:
- a CDS encoding HD domain-containing protein, translated as MNRDQAYELMVGHTPSVSLQRHMLNVEAAMRAYARHWGEDEELYAVAGLLHDFDYELHPDEHPTWGVAFLREHTDTPPAVLDAIMGHAAYTGTPRESRLSRTLFAVDELTGLVQAAALVRPDRDVRQVELSSLKKRFRNRAFAAGVNRDEVEQGARELGVDLDEHMTRVLRAMQDMQPEPQPG; from the coding sequence ATGAACCGGGATCAGGCGTACGAACTGATGGTGGGGCACACCCCCAGCGTGTCGTTGCAGCGGCACATGCTGAACGTGGAGGCCGCGATGCGCGCCTACGCCCGTCACTGGGGCGAGGACGAGGAGCTGTACGCCGTGGCGGGGCTGCTGCATGACTTCGACTACGAGCTGCACCCGGACGAGCACCCGACGTGGGGCGTGGCGTTCCTTCGGGAGCACACGGACACGCCGCCTGCCGTGCTGGACGCGATCATGGGCCACGCGGCGTACACCGGAACGCCGCGTGAGTCGCGGCTGTCGCGGACGCTGTTCGCGGTGGATGAACTGACCGGGCTGGTGCAGGCCGCCGCGCTCGTCCGCCCGGACAGGGACGTGCGGCAGGTGGAACTGAGCAGCCTGAAGAAGCGCTTCAGGAACCGCGCGTTTGCGGCGGGCGTGAACCGTGACGAGGTCGAGCAGGGCGCGCGGGAACTGGGCGTGGACCTGGACGAGCACATGACGCGGGTGCTGCGCGCCATGCAGGACATGCAGCCGGAACCTCAGCCCGGCTGA